The following proteins are encoded in a genomic region of Gottschalkia purinilytica:
- a CDS encoding YbaN family protein: MLKKGLLIVLGFISLGFGVIAILIPLLPTFPFLVLTSLCFIKGSDRVNVWFETTKVYKKHLKPFKENRGMTLKTKLIILISVYIALGALFIVKDILPMRIAIVILLIIKTIVFIRIKTIKEDSIL; the protein is encoded by the coding sequence ATGTTAAAAAAGGGATTACTTATAGTATTAGGCTTTATTTCTCTAGGTTTTGGCGTCATAGCTATATTAATACCTTTACTACCAACATTTCCGTTTCTAGTACTTACATCTCTATGTTTTATAAAGGGCTCTGATAGGGTTAATGTATGGTTTGAAACTACTAAAGTTTATAAAAAACACTTAAAGCCTTTTAAAGAAAATAGAGGAATGACATTGAAAACAAAACTAATAATACTTATATCAGTTTATATAGCATTAGGTGCTTTATTTATTGTCAAAGATATTTTACCTATGCGTATAGCTATAGTAATACTACTAATCATTAAAACTATAGTATTTATAAGGATAAAAACAATTAAGGAAGATTCAATTCTATGA
- a CDS encoding DUF3298 and DUF4163 domain-containing protein, whose product MNNRKLDELKKEYMNTPIPDELDFIVRKSLKSGGKKNMKRNNKFKLIGAIAASAIIFTGAVNTSPPIANALSEIPVIKSLVKVVNFTEYNIKEDNFEANIKVPKISDLENKDLENSLNEKYIKENKKLYDDFITQMEKLKSKGKGNLGLDAGYEVKTDNERILSVGRYVTNTMASSSTEIKYDTIDKRNQILITLPSLFKNNSYVNVISENIKKQMKEQMKSDTGKVYFVDTGNKEDEPIDLFEKIAKDQNFYINKDGKLVISFNEYDVAPGYMGVVEFVIPTDVISNILVGNEYIK is encoded by the coding sequence ATGAATAATAGAAAACTAGACGAATTGAAAAAAGAATATATGAATACACCTATTCCTGATGAATTGGACTTTATAGTAAGAAAATCTTTAAAAAGTGGAGGAAAGAAAAATATGAAAAGAAATAATAAATTTAAATTAATTGGTGCAATAGCTGCTTCAGCTATTATATTTACAGGTGCTGTTAATACTAGTCCACCTATTGCAAATGCTTTATCAGAAATTCCAGTGATAAAAAGCTTAGTGAAAGTAGTTAACTTTACAGAATATAATATAAAAGAAGATAATTTTGAAGCAAACATAAAAGTGCCTAAAATATCTGATTTAGAAAATAAAGATTTAGAAAATAGCCTAAATGAAAAATATATTAAAGAAAATAAGAAGTTATATGATGACTTTATCACTCAAATGGAAAAATTGAAGTCAAAAGGAAAAGGTAATTTAGGTTTAGATGCAGGATATGAGGTAAAAACAGATAATGAAAGAATACTTTCCGTAGGACGATATGTTACAAATACTATGGCTTCATCATCAACAGAAATAAAATATGATACTATTGATAAAAGAAATCAAATTCTAATAACTTTACCAAGTCTATTTAAAAACAATAGTTATGTAAATGTTATAAGTGAAAACATAAAGAAACAAATGAAAGAACAGATGAAATCAGACACAGGCAAAGTTTATTTTGTTGACACTGGCAACAAAGAAGATGAACCTATAGATCTTTTTGAAAAAATAGCTAAAGATCAAAACTTCTATATAAATAAAGATGGGAAATTAGTTATTTCCTTTAACGAATATGATGTAGCCCCTGGTTATATGGGAGTTGTAGAATTTGTGATTCCTACAGATGTAATTTCTAATATTCTAGTTGGTAATGAATATATTAAATAA
- a CDS encoding sigma-70 family RNA polymerase sigma factor, translated as MRKKDLEKIVIDYILENKENCYRLAYSYVKNVDDALDIVQESTYKAVTSLNSLKEPKYIKTWFYRIIVNTSLDFLRKQKKVDIVSEEILDVYSHGVDDVYENIDLQRELDNLPPNYRIIVILRYFEDLKIEEIADILKENTSTVKTRLYSALKKLRISMKD; from the coding sequence ATGAGAAAAAAAGATTTAGAAAAAATAGTTATAGACTATATTTTAGAAAATAAAGAAAATTGCTATAGGCTAGCATATAGCTATGTAAAAAATGTTGATGATGCTTTAGACATTGTACAAGAGTCTACCTACAAAGCAGTAACATCTTTAAATTCACTTAAAGAACCTAAATATATAAAAACATGGTTTTATAGAATTATAGTAAATACTTCTTTAGACTTTTTAAGAAAACAAAAAAAAGTTGATATAGTAAGTGAAGAAATTTTAGATGTTTATAGTCACGGGGTAGATGATGTCTATGAAAATATAGACTTGCAAAGAGAATTAGATAATTTACCTCCTAATTATCGCATTATAGTAATTCTTAGATACTTTGAGGATTTAAAAATAGAAGAAATTGCAGATATATTGAAAGAAAATACAAGCACCGTAAAAACTAGACTATATTCTGCACTTAAAAAATTGCGTATAAGTATGAAAGATTAA